A genomic segment from Gilvibacter sp. SZ-19 encodes:
- a CDS encoding pyridoxamine 5'-phosphate oxidase family protein: MAAQFQELREVHKNFIEAQPVFFVATAAQEGRINLSPKGMDSIRVIDDKTVVWLNLTGSGNETAAHLLKSNRMTVMFNAFEDPPLILRLYGSCEVYHPRDPQFEDYLKLFPETAGARQFIKLHIETVQTSCGYGVPYMEFKSHRTRLADWAKAKSDEDLWAYWEKKNTKSIDGFETAIFSED, translated from the coding sequence ATGGCTGCACAATTCCAAGAATTACGAGAAGTCCATAAAAATTTCATAGAGGCCCAGCCTGTGTTCTTTGTTGCAACAGCAGCACAAGAAGGCAGGATCAACCTATCACCTAAAGGCATGGATAGTATTCGAGTCATAGACGATAAAACAGTAGTTTGGCTTAATCTTACCGGAAGCGGAAACGAAACAGCCGCTCACCTACTTAAGAGCAATCGTATGACGGTAATGTTCAATGCCTTTGAAGATCCTCCATTGATTTTGAGATTATATGGAAGCTGTGAGGTCTATCACCCAAGAGACCCACAATTCGAAGACTATTTAAAGCTTTTCCCAGAAACAGCCGGGGCCAGACAATTCATTAAACTCCACATTGAAACGGTACAGACCTCTTGCGGTTATGGAGTTCCTTATATGGAATTTAAATCGCACAGGACACGCTTGGCAGATTGGGCAAAGGCTAAATCCGATGAGGACCTTTGGGCCTATTGGGAAAAAAAGAACACCAAAAGTATAGACGGATTTGAGACAGCGATTTTTTCAGAAGACTAA